In Streptomyces sp. NBC_00433, a single genomic region encodes these proteins:
- a CDS encoding DUF397 domain-containing protein: protein MPNSAPDLSTATWRKSSYSGGTNPDSCIEVADGYPGVVPVRDSKDPQGPALVFPAAAWAAFVADVRADRFPG from the coding sequence ATGCCGAACTCCGCACCAGACCTGAGCACCGCCACGTGGCGTAAGTCGTCGTACAGCGGCGGTACGAACCCCGACAGCTGCATCGAGGTCGCGGACGGCTACCCGGGCGTGGTCCCCGTACGCGACTCCAAGGACCCCCAGGGCCCCGCCCTGGTCTTCCCGGCGGCGGCCTGGGCCGCCTTCGTCGCCGACGTGCGGGCGGACCGCTTCCCCGGCTGA
- a CDS encoding DUF3533 domain-containing protein has translation MDAMTPRASILLLGVLIIELAFVVSYIGAFHSPKPSRIPLAVVAPARAQAQVAVVGKLNELPGTPLSARSADSVGQARSMVLDRSVEAALVIGPARGPDQLLVASAGGPAGVQSLQLVFQKVNGPGRAVVITDLRPPNSADGRGLSSFYLVVGLIVGGYLASAALSMSFGVRPANPHRTAIRLGALAVLSVLSGLGGAIIADIVFGALTGHFWSLWWISVLVTFAAAAAGMAFQVLLGSAGVALSVLIFVVLGNPSAGGVFPASLLPPFWRDLGPALPNGAGVTLVRNYSYFGGHDTATAWWVLSAWAVGGVLVGVAASLLGKRRAERAAGTA, from the coding sequence ATGGACGCGATGACGCCGCGGGCCTCGATTCTGCTGCTCGGGGTGCTGATCATCGAACTGGCCTTCGTCGTCTCCTACATCGGGGCCTTCCACTCGCCGAAGCCGAGCCGTATTCCGCTGGCCGTGGTGGCGCCGGCGCGGGCGCAGGCGCAGGTGGCGGTCGTCGGGAAGCTGAACGAGCTGCCGGGCACGCCGCTGTCGGCGAGGTCGGCGGACAGCGTGGGCCAGGCGCGGAGCATGGTGCTGGACCGCAGCGTGGAGGCGGCGCTGGTGATCGGGCCGGCTCGGGGGCCCGACCAGCTGCTGGTGGCGTCGGCCGGGGGGCCCGCGGGGGTGCAGTCCCTGCAGCTGGTCTTCCAGAAGGTCAACGGGCCGGGGCGTGCCGTGGTGATCACCGACCTGCGGCCGCCGAACTCCGCCGACGGGCGCGGGCTGAGCAGCTTCTACCTGGTCGTGGGCCTGATCGTGGGCGGCTATCTGGCGTCCGCCGCCCTGTCGATGTCGTTCGGGGTGCGGCCCGCGAACCCGCACCGTACGGCCATCAGGCTGGGGGCGCTCGCGGTGCTGTCCGTGCTGTCCGGGCTCGGCGGGGCGATCATCGCCGACATTGTCTTCGGGGCGCTGACCGGTCACTTCTGGTCGCTCTGGTGGATCTCGGTGCTGGTCACCTTCGCGGCCGCGGCGGCTGGGATGGCCTTCCAGGTGCTGCTCGGGTCGGCCGGTGTCGCCCTCTCCGTGCTGATCTTCGTGGTGCTGGGGAATCCGAGCGCGGGCGGGGTCTTCCCGGCGTCGCTGCTGCCGCCGTTCTGGCGCGATCTCGGGCCCGCGCTGCCGAACGGCGCCGGGGTGACGCTGGTGCGCAACTACTCCTACTTCGGCGGCCACGACACCGCCACCGCCTGGTGGGTGCTGTCCGCGTGGGCGGTGGGCGGGGTGCTGGTCGGCGTCGCGGCGTCGCTGCTCGGCAAGCGGCGTGCGGAGCGCGCGGCCGGCACGGCCTGA
- a CDS encoding pentapeptide repeat-containing protein gives MTTDAPLWVHCGQGAGPGDPFAGCTGITVTASGRCLADADATEQTAYLASLSPGADLDLRGTTIGRQLLSRILSVMVDPATRRATLGTARFDSAIFTGDARFDSVAFAGDAWFTSVTFAGVARFTWATFAGVAWFDSATFTGVAWFDSATFTRNASFTSAVFESTRDVGPLVCAGVLDLSTASFAMPVALQVAAWRVVCRRTRWAQAATVWVRYAEVDLSDAVVDHPLAVATRQRPFDGLRGPLDESAMGSARAQAKVVSLRGVDAAHLVLTDLDLSACLFCGTIHLDLLRLEGRCPFGLPNPAGIHWRRGLPVRHTQRLLLAEEQHWRHSRHHPVPGWLPAPPGVDIVEPPALAALYRALRKSYEDSRNEPGAADFYYGEMEMRRADPTIAPAERGLLNIYWALSGYGLRAARAVGWLLAAVALTMLLMMLWGLPAHDTATRSTGTVTGRRIILTTDASAPENPTGPPGDRLTTGRFEKSLRVVVNSVIFRSSGQDLTTTGTYTEMASRLTEPVLLGLAALAVRGRIKR, from the coding sequence ATGACGACTGATGCCCCCTTGTGGGTTCACTGCGGCCAAGGCGCCGGTCCAGGTGACCCGTTCGCCGGATGCACCGGGATCACTGTCACCGCCTCCGGGCGGTGTCTGGCCGACGCCGACGCCACCGAACAGACCGCGTATCTCGCATCCCTGTCACCCGGCGCCGACCTGGACTTACGGGGCACCACCATCGGCCGGCAACTCCTGTCCCGCATCCTCAGTGTCATGGTCGACCCGGCAACCAGACGAGCAACATTAGGAACCGCCCGATTCGACTCGGCCATTTTCACCGGGGACGCCCGATTCGACTCGGTCGCCTTCGCCGGGGACGCCTGGTTCACCTCGGTCACCTTCGCCGGGGTCGCCCGATTCACCTGGGCCACCTTCGCCGGGGTCGCCTGGTTCGACTCGGCCACTTTCACCGGGGTCGCCTGGTTCGACTCGGCCACCTTCACCCGGAACGCCTCGTTCACCTCTGCGGTGTTCGAGAGCACTCGTGACGTGGGACCGCTGGTGTGTGCGGGAGTCCTGGATCTGTCGACCGCGTCGTTCGCGATGCCGGTCGCGTTGCAGGTCGCAGCGTGGCGGGTGGTGTGCCGGCGGACGCGGTGGGCGCAGGCGGCCACGGTGTGGGTGCGCTACGCGGAGGTCGACCTCAGCGATGCCGTGGTCGACCATCCGCTGGCCGTGGCCACGCGGCAGCGCCCCTTCGACGGTCTGCGGGGGCCGCTGGACGAGAGCGCCATGGGCAGTGCCCGGGCGCAGGCCAAGGTGGTGTCGTTACGGGGTGTGGACGCCGCCCACCTGGTGCTGACCGATCTGGACCTGTCCGCGTGCCTGTTCTGCGGCACGATCCACCTGGACCTGTTGCGGCTGGAGGGACGCTGCCCCTTCGGCCTGCCCAATCCCGCCGGCATCCACTGGCGGCGCGGACTGCCGGTGCGGCACACCCAGCGCCTCCTGCTCGCCGAGGAGCAGCACTGGCGCCACAGCAGACACCACCCGGTACCGGGGTGGCTGCCGGCTCCTCCTGGCGTCGACATCGTGGAGCCGCCCGCGCTGGCCGCCCTCTACCGGGCACTGCGCAAATCCTACGAAGACTCCCGCAACGAGCCCGGCGCCGCCGACTTCTACTACGGCGAGATGGAAATGCGCCGCGCCGACCCCACCATCGCTCCTGCCGAGCGCGGCCTGCTCAACATCTACTGGGCGCTCTCCGGTTACGGCCTGCGGGCCGCTCGGGCCGTCGGATGGCTGTTGGCCGCCGTAGCACTGACCATGCTGCTCATGATGCTGTGGGGCCTGCCCGCACACGACACCGCGACGCGGAGCACCGGCACCGTCACCGGTCGCCGCATCATCCTCACCACCGACGCTTCCGCCCCCGAGAACCCCACCGGGCCACCCGGCGACCGCCTCACCACCGGGCGGTTCGAGAAGAGCCTGCGCGTCGTCGTCAACTCCGTGATCTTCCGGTCCTCCGGCCAGGACCTCACCACCACCGGCACTTACACGGAAATGGCCTCCCGCCTGACCGAGCCCGTCCTCCTCGGCCTGGCCGCCCTCGCCGTCCGGGGTCGCATCAAACGCTGA
- a CDS encoding DUF3103 domain-containing protein, whose translation MHLTATKRAAITLALSASCVLAVQGLALPAAHAAAPTAPAASPVSAVSAVSAAETAVARGLAASLADPAWRGQVRAAALGSAQVDLAPLSAARHAPAGFGAAVAAADQRIAAAKGLGPQTGSLLRVRLGADSMKPALTPDAVPLVAVAADDDNGAAVTAYDSAGRVHTLSARQAPSRPVYVVDVDVTKAATTGLAQVDKAFGKALGKTSARTAPAATPATGGYWTTKVNSVHLNDDEEPWILGDAEIFSVVSGFGFDGKVRVDTVDMPYLDNDGTTYYPNQILVNWSNYKYNLADVVMMEDDGDTNYATLAKALADALLTITDQGAYIPLVDAILAAIPSSWYTNDADYVDSWYTLAQSSSGQLNGARGNGRMTVSPYFVQQF comes from the coding sequence GTGCACCTCACCGCGACCAAGCGCGCCGCGATCACCCTCGCACTCAGCGCGTCCTGCGTCCTGGCCGTCCAGGGCCTCGCCCTGCCCGCCGCCCATGCGGCGGCGCCCACCGCTCCTGCCGCATCCCCCGTCTCCGCCGTCTCCGCCGTCTCCGCCGCGGAGACCGCCGTCGCCCGCGGCCTCGCCGCCTCGCTCGCCGACCCCGCCTGGCGCGGCCAGGTGCGGGCCGCCGCGCTCGGCTCCGCGCAGGTGGACCTCGCCCCGCTCAGCGCGGCCCGCCACGCCCCCGCCGGTTTCGGCGCGGCCGTCGCCGCCGCCGACCAGCGGATCGCCGCGGCCAAGGGCCTCGGCCCGCAGACCGGGTCGCTGCTGCGGGTCCGGCTCGGCGCCGACAGCATGAAGCCCGCCCTGACCCCGGACGCCGTCCCGCTCGTGGCCGTCGCCGCCGACGACGACAACGGCGCCGCGGTCACCGCCTACGACAGCGCCGGCCGCGTCCACACCCTCAGCGCCCGCCAGGCGCCGAGCCGGCCCGTCTACGTCGTGGACGTCGACGTGACCAAGGCCGCCACCACCGGGCTCGCCCAGGTCGACAAAGCCTTCGGCAAGGCCCTGGGCAAGACCTCGGCCAGGACCGCCCCCGCCGCCACCCCGGCCACCGGCGGCTACTGGACCACCAAGGTCAACTCCGTCCACCTCAACGACGACGAGGAGCCCTGGATACTCGGCGACGCCGAGATCTTCTCGGTCGTCAGCGGCTTCGGATTCGACGGCAAGGTGCGGGTCGACACCGTCGACATGCCCTACCTGGACAACGACGGCACCACGTACTACCCCAACCAGATCCTGGTCAACTGGTCCAACTACAAGTACAACCTGGCCGACGTCGTGATGATGGAGGACGACGGCGACACCAACTACGCCACCCTGGCCAAGGCGTTGGCGGACGCCCTGCTCACCATCACCGACCAGGGCGCCTACATCCCCCTGGTCGACGCGATCCTGGCCGCCATCCCGTCGTCCTGGTACACGAACGACGCGGACTACGTCGACTCCTGGTACACCCTCGCCCAGTCCTCCTCGGGCCAGCTCAACGGCGCCCGGGGCAACGGCCGGATGACGGTGTCGCCGTACTTCGTCCAGCAGTTCTGA
- a CDS encoding rod shape-determining protein: MIGLPTNHTLVQLRRCTVAVDLGAARTRVYLRGSGLVADEPSVVAVDVRTGALIAVGANAEQMAGRTPEHIRVARPVAGGAVVDIAMAQRMLRHILGDKLGRRRLRMPMMRAAVCTPHGSEPIARRAAVETMYGLGARRVELVDTLIAAAVGCGLPVEHPEATMIVVCGAGTTQVAVLSLGSIVSAETVPVGGDAIDRAVVQHLRNAHELMLPSQSVRPLHQMLGAPATGGTPTTEVHGRDVVSGMARSVLVETEGVRHAMRTPLTAVVDAITGVLRRCPPDLVADLGDRGIMLAGGSALMPGLDLMLRQATGMPVHVADHPDTVAVQGLGAMIEGRVRPLLLDPLTV, from the coding sequence GTGATCGGTCTCCCCACCAACCACACGCTGGTCCAGCTGCGCCGCTGCACCGTCGCGGTCGACCTGGGTGCCGCACGCACCCGGGTCTACCTGCGGGGCAGCGGCCTGGTCGCCGACGAGCCCAGCGTGGTCGCGGTCGACGTCCGCACCGGCGCGCTCATCGCGGTCGGCGCCAATGCCGAGCAGATGGCCGGCCGCACCCCCGAGCACATCCGGGTCGCCCGCCCGGTCGCGGGCGGCGCGGTGGTCGACATCGCCATGGCCCAGCGGATGCTGCGGCACATCCTCGGCGACAAGCTCGGCCGCCGCAGGCTGCGGATGCCGATGATGCGGGCCGCGGTGTGCACCCCGCACGGCAGCGAGCCGATCGCCCGCAGGGCCGCCGTCGAGACGATGTACGGGCTCGGCGCGCGCCGGGTCGAGCTGGTCGACACGCTGATCGCCGCGGCGGTCGGCTGCGGGCTGCCGGTGGAGCACCCCGAGGCCACCATGATCGTGGTGTGCGGCGCGGGCACCACCCAGGTCGCCGTCCTCTCGCTCGGCTCGATCGTGTCGGCGGAGACCGTGCCGGTCGGCGGCGACGCCATCGACCGCGCGGTCGTGCAGCACCTGCGCAACGCGCACGAGCTGATGCTGCCCAGCCAGTCCGTCCGGCCCCTGCACCAGATGCTCGGCGCCCCCGCCACCGGCGGCACCCCCACCACCGAGGTGCACGGCCGCGACGTGGTCAGCGGCATGGCCCGCTCGGTCCTGGTAGAGACCGAGGGCGTACGCCACGCGATGCGCACCCCGCTGACCGCGGTCGTCGACGCCATCACCGGCGTCCTGCGCCGCTGCCCCCCTGACCTGGTCGCCGACCTCGGCGACCGCGGCATCATGCTGGCCGGCGGCAGCGCGCTGATGCCCGGCCTCGACCTGATGCTCCGCCAGGCCACGGGCATGCCCGTCCACGTGGCCGACCACCCCGACACCGTGGCCGTCCAGGGCCTGGGCGCCATGATCGAGGGCCGCGTCCGCCCCCTGCTCCTGGACCCCCTGACCGTCTGA
- a CDS encoding dodecin family protein: protein MAEHTYRVTEIVGTSPEGVDAAVRNGIRRASQTLRGLDWFEVTQVRGHIVDGEVEHYQVGLKLGFRLEEAE, encoded by the coding sequence ATGGCCGAGCACACCTATCGCGTGACGGAGATCGTCGGCACCTCGCCGGAAGGGGTGGACGCCGCCGTGCGCAACGGCATCAGGCGTGCCTCGCAGACCCTGCGCGGCCTCGACTGGTTCGAGGTGACGCAGGTGCGCGGGCACATCGTCGACGGCGAGGTCGAGCACTACCAGGTGGGCCTCAAGCTCGGCTTCCGCCTGGAGGAGGCGGAGTAA
- a CDS encoding serine/threonine-protein phosphatase gives MTTGRPTALVRWIPGGMIAAGVVFDLVTPAPYTGDPLFAGGCVLAGATQARRATLVTFACALLAMLALSMEDHRLAEHRGIADLGSVVLAGAIALVVNRVLHRFGRRLETVRGVSEAAQRALLPDPPQRIGPLSIAARYEAAASEARIGGDVYAAQATPYGIRLLIGDVRGKGLGAVGAVGALLGAFREAADAEADLPRLADRLDRALERYKAGREEETRLEGFSTGLLAEFSSDGGTLRLVNRGHPPPYLPAADGAVRALEPSAPDLPFGMEGLGGVRRAPDEVPVPHGATLLLVTDGVTESRDAAGAFYDPQARLPALGPQATAQQAVETLLRDLDAWTAHRLPGDDDRAVLAVRRD, from the coding sequence GTGACGACCGGCAGGCCCACCGCGCTCGTGCGCTGGATACCGGGCGGGATGATCGCGGCCGGGGTGGTCTTCGACCTGGTGACCCCCGCTCCCTACACCGGCGACCCGCTCTTCGCCGGCGGCTGCGTGCTGGCAGGGGCCACCCAGGCGAGGCGGGCGACCCTTGTCACGTTCGCGTGTGCACTGCTCGCCATGCTCGCGCTGAGCATGGAGGACCACCGGCTCGCCGAGCACCGCGGCATCGCCGACCTCGGCAGCGTCGTCCTGGCCGGCGCGATCGCCCTGGTCGTCAACCGGGTCCTGCACCGCTTCGGGCGGCGCCTGGAGACCGTACGCGGCGTTTCGGAGGCCGCACAGCGCGCGCTGCTGCCCGACCCGCCGCAGCGCATCGGCCCGCTCAGCATCGCCGCGCGCTACGAGGCCGCCGCGTCCGAGGCGAGGATCGGCGGCGACGTCTACGCCGCCCAGGCGACGCCGTACGGCATACGGCTGCTGATCGGCGACGTCCGCGGCAAGGGACTGGGCGCGGTGGGCGCCGTCGGCGCGCTGCTCGGCGCCTTCCGCGAGGCCGCCGACGCGGAAGCCGACCTGCCGCGGCTCGCCGACCGCCTCGACCGTGCGCTGGAGCGCTACAAGGCCGGGCGCGAGGAGGAGACCAGGCTCGAAGGCTTCAGCACCGGGCTGCTGGCCGAGTTCAGCTCCGACGGCGGCACCCTGCGGCTGGTGAACCGCGGCCACCCGCCGCCGTATCTGCCGGCCGCGGACGGCGCCGTCCGCGCCCTGGAGCCGTCCGCGCCCGACCTGCCGTTCGGCATGGAAGGGCTCGGCGGGGTCCGCCGCGCGCCCGACGAGGTGCCGGTGCCGCACGGCGCCACGCTGCTGCTGGTCACCGACGGGGTGACCGAGTCGCGCGACGCGGCAGGCGCCTTCTACGACCCGCAGGCCCGGCTGCCCGCGCTCGGCCCGCAGGCCACCGCGCAGCAGGCCGTCGAGACGCTGCTCCGCGACCTGGACGCGTGGACCGCGCACCGGCTGCCGGGCGACGACGACCGCGCGGTGCTCGCGGTCCGCCGCGACTGA